The window CCGAACTCGTCGCCGACGGGCGCGAGGTCGTCGTCGTCCACGGCGGCTCGACCGCCGTCGACGACACCCTCGAAGAACTGGGCGAGGAGCCCACGTACGTCGAGACGCCCGGCGGCGTCGTCGGGCGCTTCACCGACGAGCGCACGATGGAGGTGTTCTCGATGGTGATGCCGGGGAAATTGAACACCGACCTCACGGTCACCCTTCGCAACGCCGGCGTCGACGCGCTCGGCCTTTCCGGAGTGGACGGCGGCCTCCTGACCGGACCGCGCAAGTCGGCCGTCCGGGTGATCGAGAACGGGAAAAAGAAGATCAAGCGCGGCGATCACTCGGGGAAGATCACCGAGGTGAACGGGTCGCTGCTCGAAACCCTGCTCGCCGACGGCTACACGCCGGTCGTGACCGTCCCGATGCTCGCCGACGACGGCGTCGCGGTCAACGCCGACGCCGACCGCGCCGCGGCGGCCGTCGCCGGCGCGCTCGGGGCGGAACTGGTCGTCCTCACGGACGTCGCCGGCGTCTACGCCGACCCCGACGACGCGTCGACGCTGATCGGGTCGGTGTCGACGCCCGACGAATTTGATACACTGAAAGACGCTGCGGAAGGATTTATGACGAAGAAGGTGATGGCGGCGAAGGAGGCGCTCGACGGCGGCGCGGTGACGGTCGTCGTCGCCAACGCGAACGCCGACGACCCGATCCTGGCTGCACTCGATGGCAGTGGGACGCACATCCACGCGAGCGCGGTCGTGGACGACGCTTCGGAGGAGACGGACGACACTTCGGGGGAGACGGACGATACGGGCGACGACGCCGACGAGACGGAGGTGACACAATGACCGGCGGATTCGTCTTCTCGGAGAAACCGATACAGATCGAATCGGGCGAGGGCGCGTACCTCTACGGCGAAGACGGCACCGAGTACCTCGACTTCGGGGCCTCCTACGCCGTCGCCTCGCTCGGGCACTCCCACCCCGCGGTGACGGAAGCCATCCAGGAGCAGGCCGCGAAACTGACCTACGTCCAGGCGTCGTACCCGGTCGACGTCCGCACGGAACTGTACGAGAAGCTCGCGACGCTCGCGCCGGGCGACGCGGACAACGTCTGGCTCTGTAACTCCGGGACCGAGGCCAACGAGGCGGCGATGAAGTTCGCCCGCTCCGCGACGGGCCGCTCGAAGATCGTCGCGACCAAGCGCGGCTTCCACGGCCGGACGCTGGGGGCGCTCGCGATGACCTGGAAGGACAAGTACAAGGAGCCGTTCGAGCCGCTGGCCGGCGGCGTCGAGTTCGTTCCCTACGGGGATGAAGAGGCGCTCGCCGACGCCGTCGACGAGGAGACGGCCGCGCTCTTCTTAGAGCCGATCCAGGGCGAGGGCGGTAT is drawn from Halobellus limi and contains these coding sequences:
- a CDS encoding acetylglutamate/acetylaminoadipate kinase, giving the protein MTTEPTTHDDARDARQTQQFETEAARPLRTDGGRPAADADSGVASERVVIDGDALTDGGSDASRPPVVVKVGGARAVDPAGAVEDVAELVADGREVVVVHGGSTAVDDTLEELGEEPTYVETPGGVVGRFTDERTMEVFSMVMPGKLNTDLTVTLRNAGVDALGLSGVDGGLLTGPRKSAVRVIENGKKKIKRGDHSGKITEVNGSLLETLLADGYTPVVTVPMLADDGVAVNADADRAAAAVAGALGAELVVLTDVAGVYADPDDASTLIGSVSTPDEFDTLKDAAEGFMTKKVMAAKEALDGGAVTVVVANANADDPILAALDGSGTHIHASAVVDDASEETDDTSGETDDTGDDADETEVTQ